The Caulobacter sp. FWC26 genome window below encodes:
- a CDS encoding RNA polymerase sigma factor, with the protein MTAATPTDEVLAGQAAKGDERAFALLVGRHKEALYRLLRRYTGDADEAYEAVHEAFVAAWAALGRYDPARAFGPWLRTIAINKARDRGRKMAVRRFFFGSVAPDDALARAVDPGLAADDQLRQRQTMGLLEQAVAKLPDALKAPLVLTAFEGLSHEEAAAILGVTAKAVETRIYRARKTLATTLDPEAFRDR; encoded by the coding sequence GTGACCGCGGCGACGCCAACCGACGAGGTGCTCGCGGGTCAAGCCGCGAAGGGCGACGAGCGCGCGTTCGCGCTTCTGGTTGGTCGACACAAGGAAGCCCTCTACCGATTGCTGCGACGCTACACCGGCGATGCCGACGAAGCGTATGAGGCCGTGCATGAGGCGTTCGTTGCGGCCTGGGCGGCGCTGGGCCGCTACGATCCCGCGCGCGCTTTCGGTCCCTGGCTGCGCACCATCGCCATCAACAAGGCCCGCGACCGCGGGCGCAAGATGGCTGTGCGTCGCTTCTTCTTCGGCTCCGTCGCGCCGGACGATGCGCTGGCCCGTGCGGTCGATCCAGGCCTCGCGGCCGACGACCAGTTGCGCCAACGCCAAACCATGGGCCTGTTGGAGCAGGCGGTTGCGAAACTTCCCGACGCCTTGAAGGCTCCGCTTGTGCTCACCGCTTTCGAGGGCCTGTCCCATGAGGAGGCCGCCGCCATCCTGGGCGTCACAGCCAAAGCCGTCGAAACCCGAATCTACCGCGCCCGCAAGACCCTGGCGACAACGTTAGACCCTGAAGCCTTCCGCGATCGTTAG
- a CDS encoding type II restriction endonuclease, giving the protein MRDLLRRWREDPRGAYRTWFLWEDRIKNFRSIRRGVQQVAEEIADGRFGVAYRGSSLETVVHSIAEQRQVFKGADHAFLWKPKLRIPDIYEHPSNQRAFGRLLDACVCCDTAEHVLAEIHRIDALQIKGLGPAVANILYFLHPTIAPPFNTAIVRGYNALFGANVKLGRWEQYLAMRQGLMAFNAKHRDLLSNDLGAVAAFCFDIGMGLYAPPPRQDDEAALASWRQDLAKVRQAAVLKPTSEQDERTHTQVQGWLRDLGLALGYKVFIAQNDQGRLYEDGKLGEGCMARLGPKLESAAGADAVRLIDVLWLSDPDSIIAAFEVEHSTSIYSGIVRMLDLALGGAADSLHALYLVAPDKREADVRAQIARPAFSRIGDLSVRYLPYGELEKHREAMGRFGAGIRALETVSHRLTSGEGPLA; this is encoded by the coding sequence ATGCGCGACCTCCTGCGGCGTTGGCGCGAAGACCCCCGAGGCGCCTATCGAACCTGGTTTCTCTGGGAGGATCGGATCAAGAACTTCCGCTCCATCCGGCGTGGCGTGCAGCAAGTCGCCGAAGAGATCGCCGATGGCCGGTTCGGCGTGGCCTATCGGGGCTCCTCCCTTGAAACCGTGGTCCATTCGATCGCCGAGCAACGCCAAGTCTTCAAAGGCGCGGATCATGCCTTCCTCTGGAAGCCCAAGCTTCGCATCCCCGATATCTACGAGCATCCCAGCAACCAGCGGGCCTTCGGGCGCCTGCTGGACGCCTGCGTCTGCTGCGACACCGCCGAGCATGTGCTGGCCGAGATTCACCGCATCGACGCCCTGCAAATAAAAGGGCTGGGACCTGCGGTCGCCAACATCCTCTACTTCCTGCACCCGACGATCGCCCCGCCGTTCAACACCGCGATCGTGCGCGGCTACAACGCTCTGTTCGGCGCGAACGTGAAGCTGGGACGTTGGGAGCAGTATCTGGCCATGCGGCAGGGCCTGATGGCCTTCAACGCCAAGCATCGCGATCTGTTGTCCAACGATCTGGGCGCGGTCGCGGCCTTCTGCTTCGATATCGGCATGGGTCTCTACGCGCCACCGCCACGCCAAGACGATGAGGCCGCCCTTGCGTCCTGGCGCCAGGACCTTGCCAAGGTCCGGCAGGCGGCCGTGCTCAAGCCTACCTCAGAGCAGGACGAGCGCACCCACACCCAAGTCCAAGGTTGGCTGCGCGATCTGGGCCTGGCGCTGGGATACAAGGTGTTCATCGCTCAGAACGACCAGGGACGTCTCTATGAGGACGGAAAGCTGGGCGAAGGATGTATGGCGCGCTTGGGCCCCAAGCTCGAATCCGCTGCTGGCGCGGACGCCGTGCGATTGATCGACGTGCTGTGGTTGTCCGACCCCGACAGCATCATCGCCGCTTTCGAGGTCGAGCATAGCACTTCGATCTATTCGGGTATCGTGCGCATGCTCGACTTGGCGCTCGGCGGCGCGGCCGACAGTCTGCACGCCCTCTATCTGGTCGCCCCCGACAAGCGCGAAGCCGACGTCCGAGCGCAGATCGCTCGTCCAGCCTTCAGCCGGATCGGTGATCTTTCGGTCCGCTATCTGCCGTACGGCGAACTGGAAAAGCACCGCGAGGCGATGGGGCGATTTGGCGCGGGCATCCGGGCGTTGGAGACGGTGTCTCACAGGCTCACGTCCGGTGAGGGGCCGTTGGCCTAA
- a CDS encoding heavy metal-responsive transcriptional regulator has translation MTTFKIGAFAAAAGVRRDTIRYYERTGLLRDPGRTGAGYRVYEDADLLRLHFIRAAQELGFTLAETADLLALQASDTAKASAVLEITREKIRDAERRIQRLSDIRDVLSALADDCPMDVAASDCPILAFLAERRVRRSDARGDAPREAL, from the coding sequence ATGACGACCTTCAAGATCGGCGCGTTCGCCGCAGCCGCCGGCGTGCGGCGCGATACGATCCGGTACTACGAGCGCACCGGCCTGCTGCGCGATCCGGGCAGGACCGGCGCCGGCTACCGTGTCTATGAGGACGCCGACCTCCTGCGGCTCCATTTCATCCGGGCCGCGCAGGAGCTCGGCTTCACGCTCGCCGAAACCGCCGACCTGCTCGCGCTTCAAGCCTCCGACACCGCCAAGGCGTCGGCGGTGCTGGAGATCACCCGCGAGAAGATCCGCGACGCCGAACGCCGCATTCAGCGGCTGTCGGATATCCGTGACGTGCTCAGCGCGCTGGCCGACGATTGCCCGATGGACGTGGCGGCCTCGGACTGTCCGATCCTGGCCTTCCTCGCCGAAAGACGGGTCCGGCGGTCGGACGCCCGCGGCGACGCACCGCGGGAGGCGCTCTGA
- a CDS encoding 2Fe-2S iron-sulfur cluster-binding protein — protein MRGTTSRQGWSLGLAAACLLLSTAAIAQEGDEHAAHHPGAQGGAMADAGVMGAAPSPAAAGMSGMMDEMMEGEGEHGARRTPFVSQLLAAPSLSAEGRNRLMGEAQARVERGLAMAAEASAAARSEDPAARASAARRLREASDLFASGSAALAALDRGASPQPAAITWFRDQMSLGAPPHAAPIRWLGVSPPHFMLMFVLAMVSAMLLGLQVARLRRVRKIVDAGGSTAPAPAPATATASPRQAAAVEPGAETLTPSNAAPPAGASLRKPRSWSGPLRVVQIVRETPTIQTFRLADPAADRLPFDFLPGQFLQVEVEPVDGKPSRRSYTIASSPTQRAYVELTVKREEQGVVSCFLHDKVAVGDLLKTTGPFGAFTFTGTDADSIVLIAGGVGITPMMSVLRYLTDTAWSGEIFFLYGARSTDEFVFREELERLERRFSNLHVMAAMRRSAGTVWLGPQGPLTRQMLLDAVPDIARRRIHMCGPPGMMAAMRRELAALGVPDAQLHTEAFGPASLPADAAELEVKAPPPAPSSPSVVAPPTPAVAAATITFSVAGVSAPLPAGQTVLEAAEGAGVEIPYACRSGECGVCVTRLISGEVTMAVETGLDPADKAKGYILACQAKSTGQPLVVEA, from the coding sequence ATGCGCGGCACGACCAGCCGACAGGGATGGAGCTTGGGTCTGGCCGCCGCCTGCCTTCTGCTTTCGACGGCGGCCATCGCCCAGGAAGGCGACGAGCACGCGGCCCACCATCCGGGCGCGCAAGGCGGCGCGATGGCGGACGCCGGCGTCATGGGCGCCGCGCCGAGCCCCGCGGCAGCCGGCATGAGCGGAATGATGGACGAGATGATGGAGGGCGAAGGCGAGCATGGCGCCCGGCGCACGCCCTTCGTCTCACAACTGCTCGCCGCCCCGTCGCTCAGCGCCGAGGGGCGCAACCGGTTGATGGGCGAGGCCCAAGCGCGCGTGGAGCGCGGACTGGCCATGGCCGCCGAGGCCTCCGCCGCCGCGCGGTCCGAAGATCCGGCCGCCCGGGCGAGCGCGGCGCGGCGCCTGCGTGAAGCAAGCGACCTCTTCGCGAGCGGATCGGCCGCGCTCGCCGCCCTCGACCGCGGCGCGTCCCCGCAGCCGGCGGCGATCACCTGGTTTCGGGATCAGATGAGCCTGGGCGCGCCGCCGCACGCGGCGCCGATCCGGTGGCTCGGCGTCTCGCCGCCCCATTTCATGCTGATGTTCGTCCTGGCGATGGTCAGCGCGATGCTGCTGGGCCTGCAGGTCGCGCGCCTGCGGCGGGTCCGCAAGATCGTCGACGCCGGCGGGTCGACGGCCCCCGCGCCCGCCCCGGCGACCGCGACGGCCTCGCCACGCCAGGCGGCGGCCGTTGAGCCGGGCGCTGAAACGCTCACGCCGAGCAACGCCGCGCCGCCCGCCGGGGCGTCGCTGCGCAAGCCCAGGAGCTGGTCTGGCCCGTTGCGGGTGGTCCAGATCGTGCGGGAGACGCCGACGATTCAGACCTTCCGGCTGGCCGACCCGGCCGCCGATCGGCTGCCCTTCGATTTTCTGCCCGGCCAGTTTCTCCAGGTCGAGGTGGAGCCGGTGGATGGCAAGCCCTCGCGGCGATCCTACACCATCGCCTCCTCGCCGACGCAGCGCGCCTATGTCGAGCTAACGGTCAAGCGCGAGGAGCAGGGCGTCGTGTCGTGCTTTCTGCACGACAAGGTCGCCGTCGGCGACCTGCTGAAGACGACGGGCCCCTTCGGCGCGTTCACCTTCACCGGAACCGACGCCGACAGCATCGTGCTGATCGCCGGCGGGGTCGGCATCACCCCCATGATGTCGGTCCTGCGCTACCTGACCGACACGGCTTGGTCGGGCGAGATCTTCTTCCTGTACGGCGCCCGTTCGACCGACGAATTCGTCTTCCGCGAGGAGCTCGAGCGGCTCGAGCGGCGGTTCTCCAATCTGCACGTGATGGCGGCCATGCGACGCTCGGCCGGCACGGTCTGGCTGGGGCCGCAAGGCCCGCTCACCCGCCAGATGCTGCTCGACGCGGTCCCAGACATCGCCCGCCGCCGCATTCACATGTGCGGGCCGCCGGGCATGATGGCCGCGATGCGCCGGGAGCTGGCCGCTCTGGGCGTCCCGGACGCTCAACTTCACACCGAAGCCTTCGGGCCCGCGTCGCTGCCCGCCGACGCGGCCGAGCTCGAGGTCAAGGCGCCGCCCCCCGCGCCGTCATCCCCGAGCGTCGTCGCGCCCCCCACGCCGGCGGTCGCCGCGGCCACCATCACCTTTTCCGTGGCGGGCGTGTCGGCCCCGCTCCCCGCCGGCCAGACCGTCCTGGAAGCCGCGGAGGGCGCGGGGGTGGAAATCCCCTATGCCTGCCGCTCGGGTGAATGCGGCGTCTGCGTCACCCGGCTGATTTCGGGCGAGGTCACCATGGCGGTGGAGACCGGCCTGGATCCCGCCGACAAGGCCAAGGGCTACATCCTGGCCTGCCAGGCCAAGAGCACGGGCCAGCCGCTCGTGGTGGAGGCCTGA
- a CDS encoding DUF1622 domain-containing protein: MITIESGWLSAFFRLAVIILELAGTLTILSGAALATILFALRARSGDRAKAYGAFRSALGRSILLGLEFLVAGDIVKSLVINPTLDDLIVLAGLVFVRTFLSISLGVEINGHWPWEDTRMARATGREPSSPRV, encoded by the coding sequence ATGATCACCATTGAGTCCGGCTGGCTCAGCGCCTTCTTCAGGCTCGCGGTGATCATCCTCGAGCTGGCGGGCACGCTGACCATCCTCAGCGGCGCGGCGCTGGCGACGATCCTGTTCGCCCTGCGGGCCCGATCGGGCGACCGGGCCAAGGCCTATGGCGCGTTCCGGTCCGCCCTCGGCCGAAGCATCCTTCTTGGCCTCGAATTCCTGGTCGCCGGCGACATCGTCAAGTCGCTCGTCATCAACCCGACCTTGGACGATCTCATCGTCCTGGCCGGTCTGGTCTTCGTGCGCACCTTCCTTAGCATCTCGCTCGGCGTCGAGATCAACGGCCACTGGCCCTGGGAGGACACGCGCATGGCCAGGGCCACGGGCCGCGAACCTTCCTCACCGCGGGTCTGA
- a CDS encoding four-helix bundle copper-binding protein, whose product MLQRRDLLTGAALLAAGAAQPAAAAAQAHDMKGMDAMPGMAMSMSDCIDHCLASHRRCLETAAYALGQGGALAAPDLIAMLTDCAELCQATANSMLRGSALHPVLCRACAEACDLCAAACSKPRADAPMAQCAETCRVCAAGCRQMSR is encoded by the coding sequence ATGCTGCAACGACGAGACCTGCTCACGGGAGCCGCCCTGTTGGCGGCCGGCGCCGCCCAGCCCGCCGCGGCGGCCGCCCAGGCCCACGACATGAAGGGCATGGACGCCATGCCCGGCATGGCGATGTCGATGAGCGACTGCATCGATCACTGCCTGGCTTCCCATCGCCGGTGCCTTGAGACCGCCGCCTACGCCCTCGGTCAAGGCGGCGCGCTCGCCGCCCCCGACCTGATCGCCATGCTCACCGACTGCGCCGAGCTGTGCCAGGCGACCGCCAACTCCATGCTCCGCGGCTCGGCCCTGCACCCGGTGCTCTGCCGCGCCTGCGCCGAAGCCTGCGACCTGTGCGCGGCGGCCTGTTCGAAACCCCGCGCCGACGCCCCGATGGCCCAGTGCGCCGAGACGTGCAGGGTGTGCGCCGCGGGCTGCCGACAGATGTCGCGCTGA
- a CDS encoding aldehyde dehydrogenase family protein has product MFHKAIETMRAAPLFKARYDNFIGGAWSAPTTGEYFADHSPINGDRIAEFALSGPADVELALDAAHRAKAGWARLSPAERSRLLSRVADRLEQNLDLLALAETLDNGKPIRETRGADVPLAVDHFRYFAGCIRAEEGAISTIDADTIAYHFREPLGVVGQIIPWNFPLLMAAWKIAPALAAGNCTVIKPASQTPLTLMMLAELTADILPPGVLNVVTGPGRTVGQAIAANPRIAKVSFTGETVTGKAIMHAAADHLIPQTMELGGKSPNIFMADVLDEEDAFFDKALEGFTLFAFNKGEVCTCPSRALIHESIFDRFMERAVARVAAIRQGDPLDPATQLGAQASEDQLRKILGYIEIGKNEGAQCLIGGARALPGGELDGGYFVQPTVFVGDNSMRIFQEEIFGPVLSVTTFKTLDEAIAIANDTPYGLGAGVWSRSGNTAYRLGLAIEAGRVWTNCYHQYPAHAAFGGYKASGFGRETHKAMLDHYQQTKNLLVSYDEHGLGLF; this is encoded by the coding sequence ATGTTCCACAAGGCCATCGAGACGATGCGCGCCGCGCCCTTGTTCAAGGCGCGCTACGACAACTTCATCGGCGGCGCCTGGTCGGCCCCGACCACGGGCGAGTACTTCGCCGACCACAGCCCGATCAATGGCGACCGGATCGCCGAGTTCGCCCTGTCGGGTCCGGCCGACGTGGAACTGGCGCTCGACGCCGCCCATCGCGCCAAGGCCGGCTGGGCGCGGTTGTCGCCGGCCGAGCGGTCCCGGCTGCTGAGCCGGGTCGCCGATCGCCTGGAGCAGAACCTCGACCTGCTGGCGCTCGCCGAGACGCTCGACAACGGCAAGCCGATCCGCGAGACGCGCGGCGCCGACGTGCCGCTCGCGGTCGATCACTTCCGCTATTTCGCTGGATGCATCCGGGCCGAGGAAGGCGCGATCTCGACGATCGACGCCGACACCATCGCCTACCATTTCCGCGAGCCGCTTGGCGTGGTCGGCCAGATCATTCCCTGGAACTTCCCCCTGCTGATGGCGGCCTGGAAGATCGCGCCCGCGCTGGCCGCCGGCAACTGCACGGTCATCAAGCCAGCGTCCCAGACGCCCCTGACGCTGATGATGCTCGCCGAACTCACCGCCGACATCCTGCCGCCGGGCGTGCTCAACGTCGTGACCGGGCCCGGCCGAACCGTCGGCCAGGCGATCGCCGCCAACCCGCGGATCGCCAAGGTCTCGTTCACCGGCGAGACGGTCACGGGCAAGGCGATCATGCACGCCGCGGCCGATCACCTGATCCCGCAGACGATGGAGCTCGGGGGCAAGTCGCCCAACATCTTCATGGCCGACGTCCTTGATGAGGAGGACGCCTTCTTCGACAAGGCGCTGGAAGGGTTCACGCTCTTCGCCTTCAACAAGGGCGAGGTCTGCACCTGTCCCTCGCGCGCCCTGATCCATGAATCGATCTTCGACCGGTTCATGGAGCGGGCCGTGGCCCGCGTGGCGGCGATCCGTCAGGGCGACCCGCTCGACCCCGCGACCCAGCTGGGCGCCCAGGCGTCCGAAGACCAGCTGCGCAAGATCCTCGGCTATATCGAGATCGGCAAGAACGAGGGCGCGCAATGCCTGATCGGCGGCGCGCGGGCGCTGCCCGGAGGCGAACTCGACGGGGGCTATTTCGTGCAGCCGACCGTCTTCGTCGGCGACAACAGCATGCGGATCTTCCAGGAGGAGATCTTCGGCCCGGTGCTGTCGGTGACGACCTTCAAGACCCTCGACGAGGCGATCGCGATCGCCAACGACACGCCCTATGGCCTCGGCGCAGGCGTTTGGAGCCGCAGCGGCAACACCGCCTACCGTCTAGGCCTCGCGATCGAGGCCGGACGGGTCTGGACCAACTGCTACCACCAGTATCCGGCCCACGCCGCCTTCGGCGGCTACAAGGCCTCGGGGTTCGGGCGCGAGACCCACAAGGCGATGCTCGATCACTACCAGCAGACCAAGAACCTGCTCGTCTCCTACGACGAGCATGGCCTCGGTCTGTTTTGA